A region from the Muribaculum gordoncarteri genome encodes:
- the leuD gene encoding 3-isopropylmalate dehydratase small subunit produces MKEKFDVITSTCVPLPMENIDTDQIIPARFLKVTSREGFGDNLFRDWRFDSEGNPIAGFPLNNPIYSGRILLAGKNFGCGSSREHAAWAIHDYGFRVVVSSFFADIHKNNELNNFVLPVVVSEAFLNELFNTVNADPKAEVKVDLPAQTITNLSTGNSESFEINGYKKHCLMHGLDDIDYLLTRKDDIVAWESKRDNY; encoded by the coding sequence ATGAAAGAGAAATTTGATGTCATCACTTCCACCTGCGTTCCACTGCCGATGGAAAATATAGATACCGACCAGATAATTCCGGCACGTTTCCTTAAGGTTACATCGCGCGAGGGCTTCGGCGATAATCTGTTCCGCGACTGGCGATTTGACTCTGAGGGCAATCCCATTGCCGGATTTCCCCTGAACAACCCCATCTATTCGGGCCGTATTCTTCTTGCAGGAAAGAACTTCGGTTGCGGTTCGAGCCGTGAACATGCGGCATGGGCCATCCACGACTACGGATTCCGCGTAGTGGTGTCGAGCTTTTTCGCCGACATTCACAAGAACAATGAGTTGAACAACTTCGTGTTACCCGTAGTGGTGAGCGAGGCTTTCCTGAATGAGTTGTTCAATACCGTAAATGCCGACCCCAAGGCCGAGGTGAAAGTCGATCTCCCGGCGCAGACCATAACCAATCTGTCGACCGGAAATTCCGAATCATTCGAGATAAACGGATATAAGAAGCATTGCCTCATGCACGGCCTTGACGACATCGACTATCTGTTGACACGCAAGGACGACATCGTGGCATGGGAGAGCAAACGCGACAACTATTAA
- the leuC gene encoding 3-isopropylmalate dehydratase large subunit translates to MARTLFDKVWDAHAVNVIEGGSTQLYIDRHYCHEVTTPQAFDGLRRRGLKVFRPERTICSPDHNVPTMHQDQPIADPVSRKQVETLLRNADEFGLTLFGLCHPKNGIIHVIGPENGLTLPGYTIVCGDSHTSTHGAFGAVAFGIGTSEVEMVLASQCILQPKPKTMRITVNGKLRDGVTAKDMALYIISKMTTGGATGYFVEYAGEAVRNLSMEGRMTLCNLSIEMGARGGMIAPDDTTFEYIKGREYAPKGEAWDKAVAYWRTLRSDDDAAFDNEVVFDAADIEPRITFGTNPGMGMGISETIPAYDGDDEAGLLSYNKSLDYMEFKVGQKMEGVPVDYVFLGSCTNGRVEDFRAFASIVKGRRKADNVTAWLVPGSWSVLKQIKAEGLDRVLADAGFELREPGCSACLAMNDDKVPAGKLAVSTSNRNFEGRQGPGARTVLAGPLVAAAAAITGVITDPRKL, encoded by the coding sequence GCCGTCGTGGATTGAAGGTGTTCCGACCCGAGCGTACGATATGCTCGCCCGACCACAATGTGCCCACTATGCACCAGGATCAGCCCATTGCCGACCCCGTTTCGCGCAAGCAGGTTGAAACTCTTTTGCGTAATGCCGATGAATTCGGGCTAACATTGTTCGGACTCTGTCATCCCAAGAATGGAATCATACATGTGATAGGCCCGGAGAACGGACTTACGCTTCCCGGCTACACTATAGTGTGCGGCGACAGCCACACATCGACCCACGGCGCATTTGGAGCCGTGGCATTCGGCATCGGAACAAGCGAGGTGGAGATGGTGCTTGCCTCGCAGTGCATCCTTCAGCCCAAGCCCAAGACAATGCGAATAACCGTCAACGGAAAGCTTCGTGACGGGGTGACTGCAAAGGACATGGCCCTCTACATCATCTCGAAGATGACCACCGGCGGTGCCACAGGTTATTTTGTGGAATATGCCGGCGAGGCAGTGCGCAACCTGTCGATGGAGGGTCGCATGACATTGTGCAACCTCTCGATCGAGATGGGTGCCCGTGGCGGCATGATAGCCCCCGACGACACTACATTCGAGTATATAAAGGGGCGCGAATATGCTCCTAAGGGCGAGGCCTGGGACAAGGCCGTGGCCTATTGGCGCACGTTGCGCAGCGACGACGATGCCGCATTTGACAATGAAGTGGTGTTTGATGCCGCCGATATAGAGCCCCGCATAACCTTCGGTACCAATCCCGGAATGGGCATGGGAATTTCGGAAACGATTCCGGCCTACGACGGTGACGACGAAGCCGGACTGCTCTCCTACAATAAGTCGCTTGACTACATGGAGTTCAAGGTGGGACAGAAGATGGAGGGTGTGCCGGTCGATTACGTGTTCCTCGGCAGCTGTACCAACGGCCGCGTTGAGGATTTCCGCGCTTTCGCATCAATAGTAAAGGGTCGCCGCAAGGCCGACAACGTTACGGCGTGGCTCGTGCCCGGTTCATGGTCTGTGCTCAAGCAGATAAAGGCTGAAGGACTCGACCGCGTGCTTGCCGATGCCGGATTTGAGTTGCGCGAGCCCGGATGCTCGGCTTGCCTTGCAATGAACGACGACAAGGTGCCCGCAGGAAAACTTGCCGTGTCGACCTCCAACCGAAACTTTGAAGGTCGTCAGGGCCCCGGTGCGCGAACAGTACTCGCCGGACCGCTTGTGGCAGCCGCTGCGGCAATCACAGGAGTTATCACCGATCCCCGCAAACTTTAA